One genomic segment of Synchiropus splendidus isolate RoL2022-P1 chromosome 16, RoL_Sspl_1.0, whole genome shotgun sequence includes these proteins:
- the LOC128747241 gene encoding dynein axonemal heavy chain 12-like isoform X4 translates to MEESRSAAAAEKRGSRALDRRRHMVTRALELHRLARDSPAPHRPLAVSARWPDSDSGSALLERRRQRHFLTLKQLVEARAVAAVPPSWLDSVSGRVPAQLREPRGGLLLDLCGEVSRDFQAVMMKHTVDTVLKDPEESGSGSQLRYPPARRSGVLCSRAGDGCATWRQKFLSVRRAMETDLHALHPVMQRLLELCQATFSPLVLVRLSSYRESGPLDCRVLVKRAALECRRLEEQLTSSWFPKVVHLLTRRDTAAPLLREERLQSFHKCATTLLSNQIKWLLCRSVQELVDVFQSGDLPLLRMTLTFDHQKMDIYPSPGDVQVTLLEILDCVASTLQRVQTVRSWLSPSASEFVEANVPDEVLTEARLTVRSVVCRNLEEPEQHFHSLVRRFSWLVDGSARRRVENFVTGEPSLEDYVGQVEELQALSKTLMSLPETVGFKMVHLHCGELIQGLRATAQDLTERLLKNLLVRHREEALQICAELELVRDRALKVPLTTEDIAGLAKYLEETASRTVEGLQGRITGASRRLLFLLQVRGLDPEDRQLNARLFLWPCEIRQVFERGARVVEEAKGAGQRQLMDRRQQLQLRLEKLRRRMADLPRYSELQLMEQYVSDVRTIQKLLLEAEEEAACINREEDFYQLQPSQYPDVQTFKEAIEPYQKLFGLILTWQRTQHRWMDGPFLHLNGENMAAKVDEFHRETFKMTKAFQQRQNSSVPSPMLSLCSAVLDQVQEFKDHLPLVSLLCHPGIRPRHWTMMSEVVGDDVTPDSSTTLRKVLMKNLSAHLDQFQSISATASKEFSLERTMDNMEDAWGDVTFHLQPYRETGVDILTSPDEVQALLDDQLVKSQTIRTSPFIKPFQTRVKRWEARLLLLQETLDEWLKVQAQWLYLEPVFSSQDILQQIPEEGQLFQSVDRSWRDLMRRCAQDAKILSAASEPGLLEKLQNCSVMLENIMKGLNAYLEKKRLFFPRFFFLSNDEMLEILSETKDPLRVQPHLKKCFEGISRLEFLPDLDIQAMLSSEGERVELVQKVSTSQAQGSVEKWLLQVEDAMICSVRDVVARSREDYSQKQRVRWVQEWPGQVVLCTSQIYWTLEVHEAIRAGPAPQGLRGYYRQQQEQLRDIVEVVRGKLPTQIRITLGALVTMDVHARDVVMELMERGVTEETDFHWLAQLRYYWTQENVRVLIINCDVKYAYEYLGNSPRLVITPLTDRCYRTLIGAFSMNLGGAPEGPAGTGKTETTKDLAKALAVQCVVFNCSDGLDYLAMGKFFKGLASSGAWACLDEFNRIELEVLSVVAQQVLCIQRAIESRLDIFQFEGTSLKLNPNCFVSITMNPGYTGRSELPDNLKVLFRTVAMMVPNYALIAEISLYSYGFLDAKPLSVKIVMTYRLCSEQLSSQFHYDYGMRAVKAVLVAAGNLKLTHPEENEDLLLLRSIKDVNEPKFLSHDVPLFHGITSDLFPGVSLPQAGHQVRPRDSLLVAAEDACRTHKVQPTPVFLQKLIQTYEMMSVRHGFMLVGAPFAGKTTVLHVLAAALTLMKQHGLGDEEAVVFRTLNPKSVTMGQLFGQFDPVSHEWADGIVANTFREFASADRPERRWVVFDGPVDTLWIESMNTVLDDNKKLCLMSGEIIQMSRRMSLIFETQDLDQASPATVSRCGMVYMEPAQLGWRPLVDSWIGGLPVGLQKPESASLLLDLFSWLLPPAFRLLRRHCREVVSTSSSGLVVSLCRLFQMVLTEPLQTSPSARDLHTWTLAAFVFSLLWSVGGCCDAEGRDRFSDFVRATVKGRTEGCPIPATVGKWTCPLEEKDTLYEYYYEFLGRGRWVHWKDGIQDVQLSDECGRDIIVPTVDTLRYSFLMDLCIKHGHPLLLVGPTGTGKSVYVKQKLLKDLDPERFSPFFLSFSARSGANQTQKLIVSRLDKRRKGVLGPPAGRKCVLFVDDLNMPAPEPSGAQPVVELLRQHVDHGHWYDLKDTSRITLVDLQLVAAMGPPGGGRNAVTPRFLRHFNIFSINPFDDGAMVRIFSTIVSLHLKTQRFPPEFFSVGKQIVLATLEVHQSATRHLLPTPAKSHYTFNLRDFSRVVRGCLLLKKESLENKRTMTRLFVHEVFRVYHDRLVDDSDRTWLFQLVSRLVKKHFEESVEQLLGHLRRGSELVESDLQDLLFGDYMSPDLEGDARPYSEVLSMDGFADVVQACLDNYNQTQRSRMNLVIFRYVLQHLSRVSRVLKQPAGNALLVGVGGSGRQSVTRLAAFMAHMTVFQPKVSKSYSSVEWRDDLKMLLRNAGIKGQKSVFLLTDAQITDEDFLEDVDGLLNTGEVPDLFAPDEKQEILEAVRPAAQLGSQNLDLSPLSLFAFFVERCRQNLHVIVAFSPVGDAFRNRLRHFPSLINCCTIDWFQPWPEEALERVAESFLVTLQMSAELRQNIIPICKSFHTSAKQLSDRFLTDLGRHNYVTPTSFLELMEAFGLLLTQKQEAVLKAKLRYVGGLDKLALAESQVGEMKKELLELRPRLELAREENSAIMKVIQVESEQVEAKSRVVRVDEEAATLQADAAQALKKECESDLAQAIPALEAALVALDTLKPSDVTIVKSMKNPPSSVKLVTAAVCVMKDIKPDKIADPAGTGKKILDYWGPSKKLLGDLNFLRDLKVYDKDHIPVSVMQKIRSEYMTNPDFNPAVVAKASSAAEGLCKWIQAMEVYDRVAKVVAPKKLSLEAAQESLAATVVLLDQKRAELMGVEQRLAALQKTFAEKTEEKVRLEQQVDACARKLQRAEKLIGGLGGEKTRWSTAADHLQKTYDTLTGDVLISAGVIAYLGAFTAAFRQLATESWTSLCRSRGVPSSDSFSLTKTLGDPLRIRAWNICGLPTDSFSVDNGVIVSTSRRWPLMIDPQGQANKWVKNSEKENNLSVSRLTDADFMRTLENCVQFGTPLLLENAGEELEPCLEPVLLKQTFTQGGLDCIRLGETVMEYSSSFRFYITTKLRNPHFLPEFSTKVTLLNFMITSEGLEEQLLGTLLAKERPELEEQRNALLLQSADNKRQLKQMEEQILETLQSSEGNILEDESAIQILDSARDMSSQISQKQLTAERTEQQMAESREGYRAVARHASVLFFTVAQLADVQPMYQYSLSWFTGLYGRSIDDSNKSKVLERRLRYLMDHFTFSLYTNVCRSLLEKDKLLFSFLLCCQLQLASAEIQRSDFLFFLTGGVGLQDAGANPEPSWLPDRSWEQICRADQLPGLRGVREALLQGPAEFRQLHESKEPWNCALSGPWWRELNALQRMILLRCLRPEKLLPAVVKYVAAHLGKAFVQPPTFDLGKSFRESSACCPLVLVLSPGADPMAGLLKFAEDRKMGGARFQTVSLGQGQGPIAAKMISAAMQEGWWVCLQNCHLAESWMSSLEKICEDLSPDTCHPDFRLWLTSYPSPKFPVSVLQNGVKMTNEPPAGLRLNLLQSFQSDPISDQSFFGSCPNKELVWEKLLFGLCFFHALVQERKAYGPLGWNIPYGFNESDLRISVRQLQMFVSQYEEVPFEAISYLTGECNYGGRVTDDWDRRLLMTLLADFYNRDVIEKSRYPFSPSGEYFSPPKSSYEGYLEFIQGLPPSQSPEVFGLHQNADISKDLRQTRQLLDSLLLTQGRVAAGGAASDAALCDVARDILTKLPPNFDTEAVSLKFPVLYEENMNTVLVQEMQRYNTLCSVIRLSLQDLQKATQGLLLMDSALEDVASSLAVGKVPEKWARRSYPSLKPLGSYISDLLLRLQFLQDWYRTGQPAVFWLPGFFFTQAFLTGALQNFARKCHVPIDLLRFHFQVLPFDTSESAPGHGVYVHGLFLDGARWDRESGILDEQWPKVLFDPMPVIWIRPTQQEVARRDLYECPLYKTSDRKGALSTTGHSTNYIISLQLPTSRGPLHWVKRGVALLCQLDD, encoded by the exons accACCAGAAGATGGACATTTATCCGAGTCCAGGAGACGTCCAGGTCACGCTCCTGGAGATCCTTGACTGCGTTGCCAGCACGCtgcag AGAGTCCAGACGGTCCGGTCCTGGTTGTCACCCAGCGCCTCAGAGTTTGTGGAGGCCAACGTCCCAGACGAGGTTCTGACTGAGGCCCGGCTCACTGTGAGGTCGGTGGTGTGCAGGAACCTGGAGGAACCGGAGCAGCACTTCCACAGCCTCG TGAGGCGCTTCAGCTGGCTGGTGGATGGGTCAGCCCGGCGCCGAGTGGAGAACTTTGTGACTGGAGAACCATCCCTGGAGGACTATGTCGGG CAGGTGGAAGAGCTCCAGGCTCTGTCCAAGACCCTCATGAGCCTCCCTGAGACAGTTGGCTTCAAAATGGTCCACCTGCACTGTGGGGAGCTGATCCAGGGTCTGAGGGCCACGGCCCAGGACTTAACTGAGCGCCTGCTAAAGAACCTGCTGGTCCGACACCGCGAGGAAGCGCTGCA GATCTGTGCAGAGTTGGAGCTCGTCCGAGACAGAGCCCTGAAGGTTCCCCTAACCACCGAGGACATCGCTGGGCTGGCAAAGTACCTGGAGGAGACGGCCAGCAGGACGGTGGAGGGTCTCCAGGGCCGGATCACG GGTGCCTCCCGCAGACTGCTCTTCCTTCTCCAAGTCCGAGGCCTGGACCCTGAAGACCGGCAGCTCAACGCCAGGCTCTTCCTGTGGCCCTGTGAGATCCGACAGGTGTTTGAGCGCGGCGCTCGG GTGGTGGAAGAAGCCAAGGGGGCGGGGCAGCGCCAGCTGATGGACAgacggcagcagctgcagctccggCTGGAGAAGCTGAGACGAAGAATGGCTGACCTGCCGCGTTACTCCGAGCTCCAGCTGATGGAGCAG TACGTATCGGACGTCAGGACAATCCAGAAGCTGCTCCTGGAGGCCGAGGAGGAGGCGGCCTGCATAAACAGGGAGGAGGACTTCTATCAGCTGCAGCCGTCCCAGTATCCAGACGTCCAGACCTTCAAGGAGGCCATCGAGCCGTACCAGAAGCTGTTTGGGCTGATTCTGACCTGGCAGCGAACGCAGCACAG GTGGATGGATGGCCCCTTCCTGCACCTGAATGGAGAGAACATGGCAGCCAAGGTGGATGAGTTCCACAGAGAGACCTTCAAGATGACGAAGGCCTTCCAGCAGCGGCAGAACAGCAGTGTGCCCAGTCCCATGCTGAGCCTCTGTTCTGCTGTCCTGGACCAGGTCCAGGAGTTCAAG GATCACCTCCCTCTGGTGTCCCTCCTGTGTCACCCTGGGATCAGACCACGTCACTGGACCATGATGTCAGAGGTCGtcggtgatgacgtcacaccgGACTCCAGCACAACACTGCGGAAAGTGCTGATGAAGAATCTGAGCGCTCATCTGGACCAGTTCCAGTCCATCAGTGCCACCGCCTCCAAG GAGTTCTCGCTGGAACGCACCATGGACAACATGGAGGACGCTTGGGGAGACGTGACCTTTCACCTGCAGCCCTACAGGGAGACTGGGGTGGACATCCTGACCTCACCGGATGAGGTCCAGGCTCTACTGGACGACCAACTGGTGAAGAGCCAGACCATCAGAACGTCCCCCTTCATCAAGCCCTTTCAGACCCGGGTCAAG AGGTGGGAGGCCcgtctgcttctgctgcaggagaCACTGGACGAGTGGCTGAAGGTCCAGGCCCAGTGGCTGTACCTGGAGCCGGTCTTCTCCTCACAGGACATCCTGCAGCAGATCCCAGAAGAGGGGCAGCTCTTCCAGAGCGTGGACAGGAGCTGGCGGGACCTGATGAGGCGATGCGCCCAGGACGCCAAG ATCCTGTCCGCTGCCTCTGAACCAGGCCTCCTGGAGAAGCTCCAGAACTGCAGTGTGATGCTGGAGAACATCATGAAGGGACTGAACGCCTATTTGGAGAAGAAGCGTCTCTTCTTCCCACG GTTCTTCTTCCTGTCCAATGATGAAATGTTAGAGATCCTGTCTGAGACCAAAGACCCATTGAGAGTCCAGCCACACCTGAAGAAATGCTTCGAGGGTATTTCCAGACTAGAGTTCCTGCCTGACCTTGACATCCAG GCCATGTTGAGCAGCGAGGGCGAGCGGGTGGAGCTGGTCCAGAAGGTCTCCACATCTCAGGCCCAAGGTTCCGTCGAGAAGtggctgctgcaggtggaggacGCCATGATCTGCAGTGTCCGGGATGTGGTGGCACGGTCCAGAGAG GACTACAGTCAGAAGCAGAGGGTCCGCTGGGTGCAGGAGTGGCCCGGGCAGGTGGTTCTGTGCACCTCCCAGATCTACTGGACTCTGGAGGTCCATGAGGCCATCAGAGCAGGGCCCGCTCCACAGGGTCTGCGGGGCTACTACAGGCAACAGCAAGAGCAGCTGAGGGACATTGTAGAAGTGGTGCGTGGAAAACTGCCCACACAGATCCGGATCACTCTGGGCGCGCTGGTCACCATGGATGTCCATGCCCGGGATGTGGtcatggagctgatggagagaGGTGTGACCGAGGAGACGGACTTTCACTGGCTCGCTCAGCTGCGCTACTACTGGACCCAGGAGAATGTCCGTGTCCTGATCATCAACTGCGATGTGAAGTACGCGTACGAGTACCTTGGAAACTCGCCCCGTCTGGTCATCACGCCGCTGACTGACCGCTGCTACCGAACCCTG ATAGGAGCTTTCTCCATGAATCTGGGTGGGGCCCCAGAAGGTCCGGCGGGGACTGGGAAGACAGAGACCACCAAAGATCTGGCCAAAGCCCTGGCGGTCCAGTGCGTGGTCTTCAACTGCTCCGACGGTCTGGACTACCTGGCCATGGGCAAA TTCTTCAAAGGTCTGGCGTCCTCTGGAGCGTGGGCCTGCTTGGACGAGTTCAACCGCATCGAGCTGGAGGTTCTGTCAGTGGTGGCCCAGCAGGTTCTCTGCATACAGCGGGCCATCGAGTCCAGACTTGACATCTTCCAGTTCGAGGGGACGAGCCTGAAACTCAACCCCAACTGCTTTGTGTCCATCACCATGAATCCGGGCTACACTGGACGCTCTGAGCTTCCCGATAACCTCAAG GTTCTGTTCCGGACAGTGGCCATGATGGTTCCCAACTACGCCCTGATCGCGGAGATCTCGCTGTACTCGTACGGCTTCCTCGACGCCAAGCCGCTGTCGGTGAAGATCGTGATGACCTACCGACTCTGCTCCGAGCAGCTCTCCTCACAGTTCCATTATGACTATGGGATGCGGGCGGTCAAGGCTGTGCTGGTGGCGGCAGGAAACCTGAAGCTGACTCACCCGGAGGAGAACGAGGACCTTCTG CTGCTCCGGTCCATCAAGGACGTGAACGAGCCCAAGTTCCTCTCCCACGACGTTCCTCTCTTCCACGGAATCACCAGCGACCTGTTCCCCGGAGTTTCTCTTCCCCAGGCCGGACACCAGGTCAGACCTAGAGAC TCGTTGCTGGTGGCGGCTGAAGACGCCTGCAGGACTCACAAGGTTCAGCCGACACCTGTGTTTCTCCAGAAGTTGATCCAGACCTACGAAATGATGAGCGTCCGTCACGG GTTCATGCTGGTGGGCGCCCCCTTTGCCGGAAAAACAACGGTGCTTCACGTTCTGGCAGCGGCTCTGACTCTGATGAAGCAGCATGGCCTGGGTGACGAAGAGGCCGTGGTCTTCAGGACCCTCAACCCAAAGTCCGTTACCATGGGCCAGCTGTTCGGGCAGTTTGACCCCGTTTCTCATGAG TGGGCCGACGGAATTGTGGCGAATACTTTCCGGGAGTTTGCGTCGGCTGATAGGCCCGAGCGCCGGTGGGTGGTGTTCGACGGCCCGGTGGACACGCTGTGGATCGAGAGCATGAACACGGTTCTGGATGACAACAAGAAG CTGTGTCTGATGAGTGGCGAGATCATCCAGATGTCCCGCCGCATGAGTCTCATCTTTGAGACGCAAGACCTCGACCAGGCCTCG CCTGCCACCGTCAGCCGCTGTGGGATGGTCTACATGGAACCTGCTCAGCTAGGCTGGCGGCCCCTGGTGGACTCTTGGATCGGAGGACTTCCTGTGGGGCTCCAGAAGCCGGAGAGTGCTTCACTGCTGCTGGACCTCTTCAGCTGGCTCCTGCCACCCGCCTTCAGGCTGCTGCGGCGACACTGCAGG GAAGTGGtgtccaccagcagcagcggccTGGTGGTGTCTCTGTGTCGACTCTTCCAGATGGTCCTCACAGAACCGCTCCAAACCAGTCCCTCGGCCAGAGACCTGCACACCTGGACACTG GCGGCGTTTGTGTTCTCGCTGCTCTGGTCCGTCGGTGGCTGCTGCGACGCCGAAGGCAGAGACAGGTTCAGCGACTTTGTGAGAGCCACGGTGAAGGGAAGAACCGAGGGTTGTCCCATCCCTGCCACGGTGGGGAAGTGGACGTGTCCCCTGGAGGAGAAGGACACGCTCTACGAATACTACTACGAG TTCCTAGGGAGAGGCCGCTGGGTTCATTGGAAGGACGGCATCCAAGATGTGCAGCTGTCGGACGAGTGCGGCCGAGACATCATCGTTCCCACCGTGGATACGCTGCGATATTCCTTCCTCATGGATCTGTGCATCAAACACGGACA TCCTCTCCTGCTGGTGGGTCCCACTGGAACTGGGAAGTCGGTGTACGTGAAGCAGAAGCTGCTGAAGGATCTGGACCCAGAACGCTTCTCACCCTTCTTCCTCAGCTTCTCGGCTCGTAGCGGGGCGAACCAAACGCAG AAGCTCATCGTGTCCAGGCTGGACAAGAGAAGGAAAGGTGTGTTGGGGCCGCCGGCAGGACGGAAGTGTGTGCTCTTTGTGGACGACCTGAACATGCCGGCGCCGGAGCCCTCCGGCGCGCAGCcggtggtggagctgctgcgtcAGCACGTGGACCATGGCCACTG GTACGACCTGAAGGACACGTCGCGGATCACGCTGGTGGACCTTCAGCTGGTTGCAGCAATGGGTCCCCCTGGTGGTGGGAGGAACGCTGTGACGCCTCGCTTCCTGCGGCACTTTAACATTTTCAGCATAAACCCTTTTGACGATGGCGCCATGGTCCGGATCTTCTCCACCATTGTCAGCCTCCACCTGAAGACCCAGCGCTTCCCTCCCGAGTTCTTCTCTGTTGGGAAGCAGATTGTGCTGGCGACTCTGGAG GTGCACCAGAGCGCCACGCGGCACCTGCTCCCCACGCCCGCCAAGTCCCACTACACCTTCAACCTGCGCGACTTCTCGCGGGTGGTGCGCGGCTGTTTGCTGCTCAAGAAGGAGTCGCTGGAGAACAAGCGTACGATGACGCGCCTGTTTGTCCATGAGGTGTTTCGAGTTTACCACGACCGGCTGGTGGACGACTCGGACCGGACCTGGCTCTTCCAGCTGGTGTCCCGACTTGTCAAGAAGCACTTCGAAGAGTCTGTGGAGCAGCTGTTGGGCCACCTGAGGCGAGGAagtgaa CTGGTGGAGAGCGACCTGCAGGACCTCTTGTTCGGCGACTACATGAGTCCAGATCTGGAGGGGGATGCGCGCCCGTACTCCGAGGTCCTCTCCATGGATGGTTTCGCTGATGTGGTTCAGGCCTGTCTGGACAACTACAACCAGACCCAGAGGAGCCGCATGAATCTGGTGATCTTCCG CTACGTCCTGCAGCACCTGTCCCGCGTCAGCCGGGTGTTGAAGCAGCCGGCAGGAAACGCCCTCTTGGTGGGGGTGGGAGGGAGCGGCCGGCAGTCCGTCACTCGCCTGGCTGCTTTCATGGCGCACATGACGGTCTTCCAACCCAAGGTCTCCAAGAGCTACAGTAGCGTGGAATGGAGGGACGACCTGAAG ATGCTTCTGAGGAACGCTGGCATCAAAGGTCAGAAGAGTGTGTTTCTCTTGACCGACGCTCAGATCACCGACGAGGACTTCCTTGAGGACGTGGACGGTCTGCTTAACACCGGCGAGGTCCCCGATCTGTTTGCTCCAGACGAGAAGCAGGAGATCTTGGAG GCCGTCCGCCCTGCTGCTCAGCTCGGCAGCCAGAACCTGGACCTGAGTCCCCTGAGTCTCTTCGCCTTCTTCGTTGAGCGCTGTCGGCAGAACCTCCACGTGATCGTGGCCTTCAGTCCAGTGGGCGACGCCTTCAGGAACCGCTTGAGACACTTCCCCTCACTGATCAACTGCTGCACCATTGACTGGTTCCAG CCGTGGCCCGAGGAGGCGCTGGAGCGAGTGGCAGAGTCGTTTCTGGTGACGCTTCAGATGAGTGCAGAGCTGAGGCAGAACATCATTCCCATCTGCAAAAGCTTCCACacatctgccaagcagctctcCGACCG GTTCCTGACGGACCTGGGACGACACAACTACGTGACGCCCACCTCATtcctggagctgatggaggcCTTTGGTCTGCTCCTGACGCAGAAGCAAGAGGCCGTGCTGAAGGCCAAGCTGCGATACGTCGGCGGCCTGGACAAACTGGCCCTGGCCGAGTCTCAG GTGGGAGAGATGAAGAAGGAACTGCTGGAGCTGCGGCCCAGACTGGAGCTGGCCAGGGAGGAGAACAGCGCCATCATGAAG GTGATCCAGGTGGAGTCTGAGCAAGTGGAAGCCAAGAGCAGAGTGGTGCGCGTGGACGAAGAAGCAGCGACGCTACAGGCTGACGCGGCTCAGGCTCTGAAGAAGGAATGTGAGAGCGACTTGGCCCAGGCCATTCCGGCTCTGGAGGCGGCGCTGGTTGCTCTGGACACCCTGAAG CCTTCCGATGTGACCATCGTGAAGTCCATGAAAAACCCGCCCTCCAGCGTGAAGTTGGTCACGGCAGCCGTCTGTGTGATGAAGGACATCAAGCCGGACAAGATCGCGGACCCTGCAGGCACCGGCAAGAAG ATCCTGGACTACTGGGGGCCCAGCAAAAAGCTTCTTGGAGACCTGAACTTCTTGCGAGACCTGAAGGTCTACGATAAAGACCACATTCCT GTTTCTGTCATGCAGAAGATCCGGAGCGAGTACATGACCAACCCTGACTTCAACCCGGCCGTTGTGGCCAAGGCCTCCTCGGCAGCCGAGGGTCTCTGCAAGTGGATCCAGGCCATGGAGGTCTACGACCGGGTGGCAAAG GTCGTGGCACCCAAGAAGTTGAGCCTAGAAGCGGCGCAGGAGTCCCTGGCTGCCACCGTGGTTCTCCTGGACCAGAAGCGGGCTGAGCTGATGGGTGTGGAGCAGCGTCTGGCGGCACTTCAGAAAACCTTTGCTGAGAAGACCGAGGAGAAGGTTCggctggagcagcaggtggacgCCTGCGCCCGCAAGCTGCAGCGCGCCGAGAAACTGATCGGTGGTCTTGGCGGAGAGAAGACAAG ATGGTCCACAGCAGCAGACCACCTTCAGAAAACCTACGACACTCTGACGGGGGATGTTCTCATCTCCGCCGGGGTCATCGCCTACCTGGGAGCCTTCACCGCCGCCTTCAGGCAGCTAGCCACCGAGTCCTGGACCTCGCTGTGCCGA AGCCGTGGCGTTCCTTCGTCGGACAGCTTCTCCCTGACCAAAACTCTGGGGGACCCCCTCAGGATCCGGGCCTGGAACATCTGCGGCCTCCCGACCGACTCCTTCTCGGTGGACAACGGCGTCATCGTCAGCACCTCTCGCCGCTG GCCGCTGATGATCGACCCTCAAGGTCAAGCCAACAAGTGGGTGAAGAACTCTGAGAAGGAGAACAACCTGAGCGTGAGCCGGCTGACGGACGCAGACTTCATGAGGACTCTGGAGAACTGCGTCCAGTTTGGAacgccgctgctgctggagaacgCTGGCGAAGAGCTGGAGCCATGTCTGGAGCCGGTGCTGCTCAAGCAAACCTTCACGCAAG GTGGCCTGGACTGCATCCGCCTGGGCGAGACTGTGATGGAGTACTCCAGCAGCTTCCGCTTCTACATCACCACCAAGCTGAGGAACCCACATTTCCTGCCGGAATTCTCCACCAAGGTCACGCTGCTCAACTTCATGATCACCTCTGAAGGCTTGGAGGAGCAACTGCTGGGCACCCTGCTGGCCAAAGAGAG GccggagctggaggagcagagaaacgCTCTGCTCCTGCAGTCTGCTGACAACAAGCGGCAGCTGAAGCAGATGGAGGAGCAGATCTTGGAGACGCTTCAGTCGTCCGAGGGCAACATCCTGGAGGACGAAAGCGCCATCCAGATCCTGGACTCCGCCAGAGACATGTCCTCTCAGATCTCGCAGAAGCAGCTGACGGCCGAGCGGACGGAGCAGCAGATGGCAGAGTCCAGGGAGGGCTACAGAGCCGTGGCGCGACACGCCTCCGTTCTCTTCTTCACCGTGGCTCAGCTGGCCGACGTCCAGCCCATGTACCAGTACTCCCTGTCCTGGTTCACCGGCCTCTACGGCAGGTCCATCGACGACAG CAACAAGTCCAAGGTCCTGGAGCGAAGACTTCGCTACTTGATGGATCACTTCACCTTCAGTCTCTACACCAACGTGTGTCGCTCGCTGTTGGAGAAGGACAAGCtgctcttctccttcctgctctgctGCCAGCTCCAGCT GGCCTCGGCTGAGATCCAGCGCTCggacttcctcttcttcctgacGGGAGGCGTGGGGCTGCAGGACGCCGGCGCCAACCCGGAGCCCAGCTGGCTGCCCGACCGGAGCTGGGAGCAGATCTGCCGTGCCGACCAGCTGCCGGGGCTCCGGGGCGTCAG AGAGGCCTTGCTCCAGGGGCCTGCGGAGTTTCGACAGCTGCACGAGAGCAAGGAGCCGTGGAACTGCGCCCTCTCGGGCCCCTGGTGGCGGGAGCTCAACGCGCTGCAGAGGATGATCCTGCTGCGCTGCCTGCGGCCGGAGAAGCTGCTTCCCGCCGTGGTCAAGTACGTGGCGGCGCACCTGGGGAAGGCGTTCGTGCAGCCGCCCACGTTCGACCTCGGCAAGAGCTTCCGGGAGTCCTCCGcctgctgccccctggtgtTGGTGCTGTCGCCCGGAGCCGACCCCATGGCCG GTCTGCTCAAGTTTGCGGAGGACAGGAAGATGGGCGGGGCCAGGTTCCAGACCGTGTCGctgggtcagggtcagggtccgATCGCCGCCAAGATGATCAGCGCCGCCATGCAGGAGGGATGGTGGGTGTGTCTGCAGAACTGCCACCTGGCCGAGTCTTGGATGTCCTCTCTGGAGAAGATCTGCGAGGACCTGAGCCCCGACACCTGCCACCCGGACTTCCGCCTCTGGCTCACCAGCTACCCCTCGCCCAAG TTCCCGGTCAGCGTCCTGCAGAACGGGGTGAAGATGACGAACGAGCCTCCGGCTGGACTTCGGCTCAACCTCTTGCAGTCCTTCCAGTCGGACCCCATCTCGGACCAGAGCTTCTTCGGCAGCTGTCCCAACAAGGAGCTG GTCTGGGAGAaacttctgtttggactctgctTCTTTCACGCGCTGGTTCAGGAGCGGAAGGCTTACGGGCCGCTGGGCTGGAACATTCCCTACGGCTTTAATGAGTCGGACCTTCGGATCAGCGTCCGCCAGCTGCAG ATGTTCGTGAGCCAGTACGAGGAGGTCCCCTTCGAGGCCATCAGCTACCTGACCGGCGAGTGCAACTACGGCGGGCGTGTTACGGATGACTGGGACCGCCGGCTGCTGATGACCCTGCTGGCGGACTTCTACAACCGCGATGTGATCGAGAAATCCCGCTATCCCTTCTCACCCAGCGGAGAATACTTCTCCCCGCCCAAGTCCTCCTATGAAGGCTACCTGGAGTTCATCCAG GGACTCCCTCCGTCCCAGAGCCCCGAGGTGTTCGGACTGCACCAGAACGCCGACATCTCCAAAGACCTCCGGCAGACCAGGCAGCTGCTGGACTCGCTGCTGCTGACGCAGGGCCGGGTGGCGGCTGGTGGCGCCGCCAGCGATGCCGCTCTCTGCGACGTGGCGCGCGACATACTCACCAAG CTTCCTCCGAACTTCGACACGGAGGCAGTCTCGCTGAAGTTCCCGGTCCTCTACGAGGAGAACATGAACACGGTTCTGGTCCAGGAGATGCAGCGCTACAACAC gctGTGCAGCGTGATCCGGCTCAGCCTGCAGGACCTGCAGAAGGCCACCCAGGGTCTGCTCCTGATGGACTCAGCCCTGGAGGACGTGGCCAGCAGCCTGGCGGTTGGGAAGGTCCCGGAGAAGTGGGCGCGCCGCTCCTACCCGAGCCTGAAACCACTGGGCAGCTACATTAGCGACCTGCTGCTCAGACTCCAGTTCCTGCAG GACTGGTACCGGACCGGTCAGCCCGCTGTCTTCTGGCTGCCGGGCTTCTTTTTCACGCAGGCCTTCCTGACCGGAGCGCTGCAGAACTTTGCACGGAAGTGCCACGTCCCCATCGACCTGCTGCGCTTCCACTTCCAAGTCCTTCCCTTCGACACGTCAGAGTCGGCGCCTGGCCACGGCGTCTACGTTCACGGCTTGTTTCTGGATGGGGCCCGGTGGGACCGCGAAAG CGGCATCCTGGACGAGCAGTGGCCCAAAGTTCTGTTCGACCCGATGCCCGTCATCTGGATCCGACCCA ctcagcaggaggtggCGAGACGGGACCTGTACGAGTGTCCTCTGTACAAGACCAGCGACAGGAAGGGGGCGCTGTCCACCACCGGACACTCCACCAACTACATCATCAGCCTGCAGTTGCCCACCAGCAGGGGGCCGCTGCACTGGGTGAAGAGAGGCGTGGCTCTGCTCTGCCAGCTGGACGACTGA